Within Paenibacillus sp. RUD330, the genomic segment CGTACCTCCATTGGCATCAAACGTCACCTTGTAGCTGTTGCGCGCGTAATACAGTTTCAAATGCAGCGGGCTATTCGTCGAATCCCCCACTACCCCTGATGCGATAGTACCCGACATGCCGCTGTTATACGTGAAGCCTTCATAACTTTTGGGCGTTCCGGTAACTGTATTATTGGCTGGAGCAACTATCGTCTCGGATTCGGTTATCGTATATGCACCCGTTAGATCTTGCCGAATATGGTCTACCGTATAAGAACCCTGTTTCCATTGTGACGTGAAAGTGACATTATGCCCTGGCATTGTCGCGGGTATGGAAGGCGACCATCCCATGAACACGGCATTTCCATTGGTTACAGCAGGTGTCCATATGTTCATATTCTGACCATAATAGATCGTCTTGTTAATAGGGTTGGTATAACCGCCAACAAGCGTACCTCCGTTTGGATCAAATGTTGCGAGATACTGGTTACGTTTGTAATACATCTTTAGAACAGTAGTCCCATCGGCCGCGATTGTACTCGTGAGAAGCGTGCCTGGGGCAGAACTGTCATAGCTAAAGCCCTCATAACTCTTTGGCGTTGCGTTAATTGCCGTATCCGTCGTTCCTTTTAATAATTCCACATCAGCGATTGTATATGTGTTACCTCCGATGGGATATCCGTATTGGTCCTTTCCCATATCCTGCTGCAAGTATACGATTTTGTAAGGCGTATCGTTTCTGGCTGTCCACGTCGCGGTGTATGTAGCGTCTTGACTCGGCATGGCGTTCGGAACGGATGGCGACCATCCGGCGAACGAATAGCCTGGCCTTGTCATTACCGGTATTTGAGTGGATATGTCCTTCCCGATTGGCGCGCTTACCGTACTCCCGGCAGATGAAGCCCCATAGCCTAATTTGAAGGTCATCATCCGATCCGCGGGCCGGTAATAAATTCTGGCGACTGCCGTGCCGTCTCCCTTAATGTACACACCGCTTACAGAACCAGTTAAATAACCTTGGAGCGCGAATTTGTTGGAGGTGATATTAATCTCCGTATTTGTTGTCCCCTGCAAGTTCTCCGTAGCCGCAAGGCTGGCATCTCCTCTGTTCGGATCTATTAAATAATGTTCAACGGCATACGGCGTATTGCTGTTCGGCACCCAGTGCGCATAAAGGTGGAGATCCTTTGCCGGCATTGTGTTAGAAATCGTATACTTCGTGCCGCCGTCAAGAGCCGTATACCAGCCTTTAAAGGTATATCCTGAATATACGGGAGCCTGAACATCAATTTTTGCATCATAGGGCGCAGAAATGACTCTGTTGATCTCACCGTTCCTCAGTTCCAGTTCGATCGTATAATTACCCTGTCTCGATGACCAATACAATGGCAACGTGCGCTTTATTGGGGATGCGCTGAAAGCCAAGGACGCATTCTTCCATGTAATAACCAAGTTGCCTGCGCTCACCGAATTGCTCTTGTTGGCAACTTCTATCGTTCTGGTGCTCGGATTATACTTGAAATCAGGATTATCCACCTGGATATCGAAATTGGATGGATCATAAACTTTGGCAGTCGCGTCTCCTGTTTTCATATCGATTCCATTCATCGTAAACAGTTTGTCCGGAACTTGGAAGGAGGTCGCAGCAGGCACGAATGTAAATCCAAGCGAATCATCCTGGGGGTATGCGAAGTCATCGGCATTGTTTTGCGACCCCGCAGAATAAAGCAGCCATTCATTTTCGTACAGCGGAACATCTCCCGAGAGCAAACCGCCGCCCAGCTGCGCCCCGACTACTGAAACCAAGTAAACTCCCGATTCCAAATACAAAGCGCCTAGAGAATCGGCCGTCTTGCCGGCGGACGTATTCGTCAGCTGGTAGTAGAAATATCCCCATAATTTCAAATAAATTCCAGCCTCTGCAGAGGCGCCTATACTATTCAATTTAACACTTAAAATACCTGCCTTAAGTTCCATTAGAAGACCTGCGCGCAATCCTATAGTACCCAGGACATAGAACTTAAACTGATAGTTACCATCACCTTGTAAACTTAAGGTGCTGCTGCTGCCTGTAAAAGAATAAACCTTTACGGTAGCCGTATACCTCTTGGCGCTCTGATAACTATAATCCGCACCCACCGTCAGATTCGGATTGACACTGACGACAAGAGTAGCCGTAAATTCAACTTGAACGAGACCCGCGCAAACACTTGGACGGTTCCTCACGAGTTCTTTGCTTAGGAACGGAACCCATTCCGTTTCGTTCTTCAGCAGGCTCCGATACTTGTTCTTCAATGTAGTCGCGGAGATTGCCCCGGAATCATCGACACCCTCAAGCAGCGCTTGAATCTGCTGAGCGATGTTTACTGCGTTGTTTATCTTATTCCAGTCCTTTAAAGCATCCTTTAGATTAGTCTTTGCGATGGTGCCGATCTCGGCCGTTATCGTGATGCCTGTGTACGTATAGGCATCTAGGTTGGCCGTTATGACATAGTCATCTATGATAGGAACGAACAAAATTTTATGGGTCTGCGTCTGGCCATTAATACTGAGACCAAAATGCATTTCTTCAAGGAACGTGCTCGTCAGATGAATAATAATGACATCTTTATTGTCGTTGTTGGAATCAATGACGATATCGCACTTCACTTGGAGAGAGACGCTAACCCCCGTATATCCCGGAAAATGCTGCAATTGACTGCCTATCGAAGGTATGATAGTTAGATTTTCCACGCTTACTTTTTTGCTGGAGTTTGTTGCAGCCATCGGTGCAAGCGCGTTGTACTGCTGCTTGAAGCTGTCGGTTTGCAGCGCCGCAGTGGACAAATAATTAGCCGCTTGATTGACGAATCCACTTGCTACGGCTTGCTGCTTGATTTGCCCTTCCAGACTCGCGACTTCGGCATTCGATAATAACTGATCTCCGTCGAGCGTTTGCTTCTGATAGAAATTCAGAGGGTTCTCTAGTTGTTCCTCCGTTGCATCTGTATAAGTAAGGATATCCATATCTTCCGCATGCGTGATCGACGTGATGAGTCCGTATCCTGCAGAAGTGGCTCCGCTGCCGAATTCACCATTGTAGAAAGCGATAAAGTCCCCTGCTTTTACAACGGTGAGCTCATCCAGACCCAGCGGCGAATACTTACTATTACTATAGTTCATCGTTGTATGCTCTAGCGTGATAGAGTGGTTCGTCGCGCTTCCATCCGTGTCCGCTGTCGTGCTCACAGGAAGAACGTTCGGTTTAACTAACACTTTCTCGGGATCTGCATGGGTATAGGTGTAGGTGTTGCCGCTTTTCGCCGTGATCTCTACATAAGCCACATCGCCGTTGCCGGCGTCGCTTGTATGTACAGTACGCTGATCAGGCCGAACACCTGTATATATGGCAACGGTATCGCCAACTTGAACCGAATGACCGTCATAATCGAAAGTACCGTTTAAAACGTTAACTGAGCCCAGACTTGTTCTGCTATCGCCAACCTCCGCAGTGATAACCGGAATCGATAGGGAGTCCACATCCGTACCGTTCTCCGTCATGTTCGATACGTCCGAGAACGGCACATAAACCATGTCATGGTTTAGCGGTAACTGCACGACCTCTTGTTTGGCAATGTCAAAAACATAGATCGTGGTCGTAGGGTCTTGACCTGCAAAAGAAAGATGGGCGTCCGTAAGCGTAAGCTGGTAGGTGTTCCCTTCCTCGAACGCGCCGCCTTTGGCAACTACAATGAACTGACCATGCGAGCCGGTTACTTCAATGCCTGCAAATTGGGGATTGCCCGGCGATTCAAACTTCATTCCAGCTTTCACTTGGTCTACCGTCATGTTGCCCGTAGCATCATCCACTTTGATCGTGAAGCTCGGCGCTTGATCCAGAACCGTAATACTCGGAATACTTTGAACGGCATCATCGAGGCTTTCAATATATTTGGCATACAACGTCATGTTTTCGTTGACTGTACTGCCATCGGCGAATATTCGTGTAAGATCACTGTTCTTATACCAACCTTGAAAAATAAACCCTTGCTTCACTGGAACCGGAAGATTGCTCATAGTTTCACCTTTGTGGAGCTGAAGGCTAGCAATAGCCGGTCCGCCATTTGTTACAAACGTAATGGCATAAGTAACAGCGTCGCTACTTCCTGAGTTACCGCCACCGCCGCTGCTAGCATTCTCGGTTATTGGTGTTGGCGTTGGTGATGGCGAAGGTGTTGGAACTACTTGATTCTGGCTCGCCCAAACCTTTACAACTTCGTTGCTGCGCATGCAAAAAGCAGCCGCTTCAACACGAGTTGCGCTAGACTTGGGTTTGAAATCACCATGCTCGTCTCCGGTAAGCAAGCCTGCCTGCCATAGCTTGACAACCGCATCGACCGCCCAAGGAGAAATATCCGCGATGTCACTCGGTAACGTTGTTACTTTGACGTTCGTTTGATAAGCGATGTTTTCATTTTCAAAATATCGTAATGTCAGCGTCACCATCATTTCTCTTGATAGAGTCTTGTTGGGCGAGAAGGTGTCGCCACCCGTACCGCTTGTAATGCCTTTCTCAACTGCCCATTGCACATAAGGCGCATACCAAGCAGTCAGCGGCACATCTGTAAATACAGAAGTGGTGAATTTACCTGCATCAACACCTGCGATTCGTCCAAGCACCGTTACATACATGGCACGAGTCATTGTACTCTTCGGCGAGAAGGTATCTTGTCCAGTACCCGTGAATATATCATTTTGCAGCACATACATTACAGCATCGTAGAACCAATCCGTTGATTTTACATCTTGAAATGTATTTTGCGCTGTCCCTGCATTCCGTGATGCATCATGCCATGTTATTGGCGTAGAAGAGGAACCTGTTGGCGCGACCGCACTTGTTGGAGCAGCAAATGCCCACGTTGATAATAACGATACCAGAATAGAAAATAAAAGTAAGAAGCTAATCGTTCGCTTATGCCACTTGTTCAAGTCCAACATCCTTCCGATATGATAATCAATCCAATATCTGTCCGGCTCGGCTAGGCATTTTTCGAAAGTTTAGGCGCCGATAAAATCAGACAAAATAACTACTAAACCCCTGCAGGATGTCGATATTCTGCTACAACTTAGCACAGGCGGTCTAAACAAACCCTAAACAATCCGCTCATAGAAAAAGGAGTATCCCTCAGTCATACTCGATGACTGAGGGATACTCCCTTCAAAGTAAAATGCTTCAGTTTATATCCAGCAGTCTCCTGACCGCTTCCTTTGGCTTCATTCCGAACTCGGTCAACAACATCTTCTGGAGCGCCTCATATTGCTTGATCGCTGAAAAGCGGTTACCTGCCAGCACCATCACGCGGATGAGCAGCTCATGAATATAATCATTCAACGGATCGCGCGCAAGCGCCTGCCTCAGCAGTTCCGCAGCCACATCATACTGCCCCATTTCCTTCTCACGTTCATGGAGACGAAGCAACATCTCGACGTACTGGTTTTCCAGGCGAACTCGCGTCGGCTCTGCCCATACGTACGAGGTGCCTGCCATATAGCCTTCTCCATATAATTGAACTAGCTCACTGGCAAAGTCCCGCAGCTTGATATCATCGATCTGCGTCTGAGCCGCCAGCAAACGATTCCAGTCAACGAGATCACATTCCAACTGACTCATATCGATTCGGTAACCGTCTCCCACATGCTGAACGATGCCATCAAGGCCGATTTGGCTTAAAGCCTTGCGTAAATAGTGAGCCGTCGTATTAAACTGGGCCCCTGCCCTTTCAACTTGCACCTCTCCCCACAAAGAATCGAGAATTCGATCCCTGCTCACCGCCTCGCCGCGATGATGAAGGAGAAAGGCCATCAACTCTTCGGTTTTGGATGTCCGCCACTTGATCGCAGTACCGTTCTCCGTCTCTACACGCAATCGCCCAAAACATCGAATCTTCATTCGCGGACGTGTGTTATTCATGTGAAACGCATCTAGTATGAGACCCGCATAACTGGACACATCCGTCGATCCCGCCCCCTTGTCTCCATGCGACTGCACATAAATAGACAACAGCTCCGCCATCGCCGCGCCTTCGTTAACGAAGCTGCGGATGAACCCTTGCGGCTTCGCGATACGCAGTGCGATACCCAGCTTCGCCAGCGCCGGCTCAATCCGACCATTATTATATAACGCCATGCTTTGCAAAATCAGAATGTGAATGCGGTCCCGCAGACGGTCTTCCTTCGTCAACAGATGATACTGCCGCTCTGCGAGAGAAAGCGCTTGTTCGTATTGTTCGCATGCGGCAAGCACGCGAACCAGCGCCAACTGTTCG encodes:
- a CDS encoding InlB B-repeat-containing protein, translated to MNKWHKRTISFLLLFSILVSLLSTWAFAAPTSAVAPTGSSSTPITWHDASRNAGTAQNTFQDVKSTDWFYDAVMYVLQNDIFTGTGQDTFSPKSTMTRAMYVTVLGRIAGVDAGKFTTSVFTDVPLTAWYAPYVQWAVEKGITSGTGGDTFSPNKTLSREMMVTLTLRYFENENIAYQTNVKVTTLPSDIADISPWAVDAVVKLWQAGLLTGDEHGDFKPKSSATRVEAAAFCMRSNEVVKVWASQNQVVPTPSPSPTPTPITENASSGGGGNSGSSDAVTYAITFVTNGGPAIASLQLHKGETMSNLPVPVKQGFIFQGWYKNSDLTRIFADGSTVNENMTLYAKYIESLDDAVQSIPSITVLDQAPSFTIKVDDATGNMTVDQVKAGMKFESPGNPQFAGIEVTGSHGQFIVVAKGGAFEEGNTYQLTLTDAHLSFAGQDPTTTIYVFDIAKQEVVQLPLNHDMVYVPFSDVSNMTENGTDVDSLSIPVITAEVGDSRTSLGSVNVLNGTFDYDGHSVQVGDTVAIYTGVRPDQRTVHTSDAGNGDVAYVEITAKSGNTYTYTHADPEKVLVKPNVLPVSTTADTDGSATNHSITLEHTTMNYSNSKYSPLGLDELTVVKAGDFIAFYNGEFGSGATSAGYGLITSITHAEDMDILTYTDATEEQLENPLNFYQKQTLDGDQLLSNAEVASLEGQIKQQAVASGFVNQAANYLSTAALQTDSFKQQYNALAPMAATNSSKKVSVENLTIIPSIGSQLQHFPGYTGVSVSLQVKCDIVIDSNNDNKDVIIIHLTSTFLEEMHFGLSINGQTQTHKILFVPIIDDYVITANLDAYTYTGITITAEIGTIAKTNLKDALKDWNKINNAVNIAQQIQALLEGVDDSGAISATTLKNKYRSLLKNETEWVPFLSKELVRNRPSVCAGLVQVEFTATLVVSVNPNLTVGADYSYQSAKRYTATVKVYSFTGSSSTLSLQGDGNYQFKFYVLGTIGLRAGLLMELKAGILSVKLNSIGASAEAGIYLKLWGYFYYQLTNTSAGKTADSLGALYLESGVYLVSVVGAQLGGGLLSGDVPLYENEWLLYSAGSQNNADDFAYPQDDSLGFTFVPAATSFQVPDKLFTMNGIDMKTGDATAKVYDPSNFDIQVDNPDFKYNPSTRTIEVANKSNSVSAGNLVITWKNASLAFSASPIKRTLPLYWSSRQGNYTIELELRNGEINRVISAPYDAKIDVQAPVYSGYTFKGWYTALDGGTKYTISNTMPAKDLHLYAHWVPNSNTPYAVEHYLIDPNRGDASLAATENLQGTTNTEINITSNKFALQGYLTGSVSGVYIKGDGTAVARIYYRPADRMMTFKLGYGASSAGSTVSAPIGKDISTQIPVMTRPGYSFAGWSPSVPNAMPSQDATYTATWTARNDTPYKIVYLQQDMGKDQYGYPIGGNTYTIADVELLKGTTDTAINATPKSYEGFSYDSSAPGTLLTSTIAADGTTVLKMYYKRNQYLATFDPNGGTLVGGYTNPINKTIYYGQNMNIWTPAVTNGNAVFMGWSPSIPATMPGHNVTFTSQWKQGSYTVDHIRQDLTGAYTITESETIVAPANNTVTGTPKSYEGFTYNSGMSGTIASGVVGDSTNSPLHLKLYYARNSYKVTFDANGGTGGTTINVVYGASTFIVSAPQVTKAGNVFKEWSPLLSAMPETMPAQDIAYTAQWKAGPSVNYAGIILQASYKVGDTLTATATISDGNPVGNRAAYQWQVETNVGSGTYQNASGSGSTTASYTIAMADMGKKLRVAVTGAEEATGTETSIATSAVLIPVSGVTINIVNPIVGDTLAANVTMGDGNAAGSRVNYQWKVETTADSGTYQDAAGTGSQTATYTVAEADSGKKLQVVVTGAAGASGTATSAATSAVPVGVAGVTIDNIYPTIDAILTASATMQDGNVAGNRVIYQWKVESAAGSGTYQNATGTGNATASYTVAADDMGKKLQVVVMGVSPATGTKTATTSTVIDSIYITGVTIPNVNPGVGWRGVNSGVYARVSMSDGNPTEGRVSFQWQVETETGSGTYQNATGEVFESQGAGFYRPVAGDIGKKLKVIVTGLGPVAGTKTTVTNAVIAGFDNYPIIDNTNPRIGDTLHADVLMADGNPPGDRVTYQWYTEDLLPGDYIPAKGVDATTASYTVKAADGGKRLKVTVTVDADYGALGSAATNAVKLISDNIIPTWIAVAQSAGLTNLTQVSNTVVSMSGPATLTGNLTIPEGVTLIVSDPFVVAAGTKLTIEGTLKVHNHPSFANNGTIVMENNSYFIQFGEDFTEELSEAINEWIDNGTFIINGDGTLVIVPREL